In Tenrec ecaudatus isolate mTenEca1 chromosome 9, mTenEca1.hap1, whole genome shotgun sequence, the DNA window ATGAAAATATCCCCAAAGCAAACATTGAAACTGCGGCTAGATATAGGAGTCCTTGTCTACCAGACAGTTTATCCAGACCTGTGACATTTTAACCAGGGGACCCCCCACTCCTTGAGGACTCCATAGCCTTGAAGCAGAATAGATGAGGGGCAATGTGTTAGAATCCCAAAGAAGAGTTAAAAGTGCTAACATGATTTCCTTAGCTCAGATCAAGTTCACAGACTCCACAGGGGAACAGCTCTTTTGTTGACCATGCATTAGAGGTGTAAGCACTCTGGTTAGCAAAAGGGTGTGAATGGCATATTTGCAGACTCCCCAGATGGATTgagctttctgatcattaaccaaaggCATAAATAatcaagagccctggtgatgtagtggttcctCCACTGGCTGCTTaactttgaggtcagcagttcgaaaccgacAGCTTCTTTGAAGgaggaagatggagctttctactcccatcaagagttacagtggcagagtgccacaggggcagttccaccataAGTCTGAATTCACTCACCATACTGGGGACAGAAAAGGGGGTCGAATAGTCCTGAGTTTTGCCCTGATTGTCTtggtcagaggagccctggtggtgtagtggccctttgggctgctgtgagttcagcagttcaaacccaccagccagatgctggaggaagatgaggtgttctactcctgcATAGAATTAcattctcagaatcccacagcagttctaccctgctcggtAGGCTCACCataagtcagaagtgactcaatggcagtgagtttgagtttgggagccttggtcagaaggccctggccAAGCCTCTCTTGTGAGCCTTTCTATCCAACAGCGTACAGGTCCCAATCATGGttccattcctgcttctgtaatcccacctgcaactgtgatgtattgatctgccctgattcatgcttttgtgacagttccGGCCCTTTTCAAAGCTTGGTATCTCAGCCAACCCTGGCATGCCATTTCAGCCTTGTGTGAGTGGGCGCcttcatctggatgatgtgtgtgtgtctttttgttGACACAGACTTGGTCTCTTCTCTTTTTAATTAGTCAgatataatacatatatcattccatattttaatcacatcaagtagaattgtacaattactaccacaatccatttccaagCAATCTTTTTCTTTATGGACTCCTTAAGAACCAGTCTTCTCTTTAATTAATATTTGGGATGGGGTCTCTTGTGTACCctaaacaagagattggaagcttTCATCGGTAGCGAGGAATTGATTATCACGGTGTTTGAGGAGGCTTAAACCTGCCTTGCTTCCTTTTCTTttcagaggaaagaagaatgGGAGCAGCATGTCTGCTCACTCCATGCTCTGTGAGCGAATCGCCATCGCCAAGGAGCTCATCGAGAGAGCAGAGTCCCTTTCCAGATCAAGGAAAGGTGGCATCGAAGGTGGTGCGAAGCTGTGCAGCAAACTGAAGGCAGAATTAAAATTCTTACAAAAAGTGGAAGCTGGCAAAGTAGCTATTAAGGAATCTCATTTACAGAGCACGAATCTGACACACCTAAGAGCCATTGTGGAATCAGCAGAAAACCTGGAAGAGGTTGTGAGTGTTCTTCATGTCTTTAGTTACACAGACACCTTGGGAGAAAAGCAGACCCTGGTGGTGGATGTAGTTGCAAACGGTGGTCATACTTGGGTGAAGGCCATTGGCCGCAAGGCTGAAGCGCTGCATAACATTTGGCTGGGCAGGGGCCAGTATGGTGACAAAAGCGTCATTGAGCAGGCGGAAGACTTCTTGCAGGCCAGCCACCAGCAgccggtgcagtatagcaaccctCATATCATCTTTGCCTTTTACAGCAGTGTTTCTAGCCCCGTGGCCGAGAAACTGCAGGCAATGGGCATATCTGTGAGAGGGGACATCGTGGCAGTTCACGCTCTGTTAGCTAATCCAGAGGAGTTCCAGCTGAGTGAGTGTGAGTCCGATGATGAGGGCCCGGAGCTTTTGCAGGTGACCAGAGTGGACCGCGCAAACATACTAGCAAGTGTTTCCTTTCCGACAGAGATTAAGGTCGACGTGTGCACAAGAGTCAATTTGGACATTACTACTTTAATTACCTATGTATCCGCCCTCAGTTATGGAGGCTGCCACTTCATCTTCAAAGAAAAAGTCCTCACAGAACAAGCGGAGCAGGAGAGGAAAGAGCAGGTGCTGCCTCTGCTGGAGACGTTTATGAAGGACAAGGAACTGTTTGCTTGCGAATCCGCtgttaaagatttccagtctattTTAGATACCCTAGGAGGACCTGGGGAGCGAGAGAGGGCCACTCTGCTGATTAAACGAATCCATGTAGTACCAGACCAGCCTTCCGAGCGTGCCTTGCGACTGGTGGCCAGTTCGAAAATCAATAGCCGCTCATTAACCATTTTTGGAACAGGAGATACCTTAAAAGCCATCACCGTGACGGCCAATAGCGGGTTTGTCAGAGCCGCTAACAACCAGGGTGTTAAATTTAGTGTGTTTATCCATCAGCCCAGAGCACTTACTGAGAGCAAAGAGCCCTTTGCCACCCCGCTACCAAAAGACTGCACAACGGCCATCAGTACTAATAATAGCCTTTAGATAGTCGCATGGAAATAAGTTATTGACATACCAAAGCTTCCGCCTTCCCATCTAAaattgggagggggaaaaagaaaagcaaaaggcTTTTAGTAACTAAAGATAATTACTTAGAGCTTTCACATCAATAGTTTTTCATGTGTCATCTATATTTCGTGGTTAAAGTAAAGTAGAAAAAGCACAAGaaaccttaattctcaaattgcCATAGCAACAAGGAACAAAAGCATATTTACATTGAGTTTGAGCTATGTTGCAGTACTTAATTTGTTTGATTCAGTTGGGTTATGACTGCCCACAGCCCCCAAGCCCGCAATAGATACGCACATTTCATAGAACATTATTACAGGGCAGCTTGCATTAAATATCTGGAGGCAACTGGCTTATTTTCATTGTATTGGTGTCTCGATGGGTGTGGGTTGAGTCTGAGAGAAAATAAATAGTTTATAATTAATTTTAGATTTTGAAAGAAAAGTTATGGCCATTAATGAAAAGAAATTTCTGTGGTTGTTGTCAGGCATAATATGGTGGGCATATTTATAACGACTACATAATGCAGACGACATGAAAATAAAGTGAATTCTGATCATGTGAGTCCCATGGATTTGTATACCTTTGTGAAAACAATCTTACTATAAAGATTCTAAGATACGGTAAAACTATTCATTTGaataaattgaaaatataaaaggTTTTCAGAAGAATTTTAAGTACAAGTAATCCCCATCTTGTAATTATGGATTCTACTTTTCCTACtcgttttgtaaatccaagtattATTAGGTCACTCATGGAATGGCAGCAGGGGACATTCCGTGCTTGTTGCCTGACACATCTTGTAATTTCAAGTTTTTAGAACCATTTTGCAAATTTCATTCATTTGCCAAAACAAGAAAAATTAGCAAAGTTGATAAGTGTTCACCAAATTTTAAGATTAGAAAGTTGAGTCGAAAGAGTCTTCGCTTACTCTAAGGGTAGGAACCAGTATTAGAACTTGATGTGAAGTCAAATCAAGACTAATTTTTTTCTGCTGTGCTAACTTTCCTATTGAATACTGGAAGGAAAACCCCATTCCCATCCACAATGTTAGCAAGaaagcattgatttttttttaacagctgTGGTAAGGCCAAGAAGTGTATGAAACAACCTTAGAGATTAATTGAGGGGAAATATCACAAACccaaaagtcagtagttcaaacccaccagccactcccagggagaaagacaaggctctctgttCTTATAAAGGTTTACAACCTGGAAAACACGacatgagttgctgtgagttCGAATTGACCCACAAGGAGTGGATTTTTAGACTATCAaagaagacttcaaaaagtttgtggaatgttttaattctgtttttcaaAAAACTATTTTTAGGCCCCCCTTTTATATAAGCTTccttggctgccaactgaaaaGTTTGTGGTTCCAAGATGTAGCAGTTCCCACAAATATTGCAGCCTTGCAAGTTCCAGGAGTTTTcagcctgtggggtcactatgagatggaatcaacttgatagggtGTGATTTGGGTGTGGAGTTTTATACTGTATCACACGGCTGccagctgaaaggtcagcagttcctcaccagtcactctgaacgaaggtctgctcctataaagatgggcTCAGGTGCCCTCTCTAGGGCCGCTGTGAGCAGATGCATAGTGGATTAGGTATGACATTGTGATCAATTTGCAAGCCTTAAAGCATTTTCTGAGGAATTAGAAATTAACATTGAAGAAGGAAAACCTGAATCACTGGAAAAATGTGTTAAAGTAAGTCAAATCTATTATCTCCCCAATATTTCTAGATAcccaagccactgccattgagttgattccaattcataatctTACATACTGGTTTCTGGGCCTAAGGCTTTTTGGGAGCAGATGGCCCTGTCTTTTTCCATGGAGTAGATAAGGGGTTCGAAATAccagccttatggttagcaatccaaggcttaaccaactgcaccaccagggctcccagcttTACTAAGTAAGGTGGTTCTTATTTCCAGGCTAAAATATGACAAGATAACATAAAATAAGGAGGCTGCAGCAATGCCTGGATCAGAAAACCAGAGCCAACCAGCTCTGAGATGGGATGGTGGAAGCAGATTTGACTTGATAATATATAGACCCCAGAAAAATACTAACAAATTAATTTGAGCAATATATTGACAATATGCTATAGTTAATGTTTGGGACATCGGCTGTACTTTTATGTGGGGACATAATAGGAGAACTACTGGACAGGGCTCCTACCAGAAGCCAGAGCTTGAGAGGCTAAAAGCTTATGAAATAGGATTGCCTACAGCAGGAGCAACAATGTCTGGTCCTGGTGGTTCTGACCCACTAGCCTGCAACCTGCATCGATTGGGAGCCTACCTTTCAGATGATAGGAGCGTGGAGGAAACCCCTTGGTGTGTAATTAGTGTAAAAAATTGATCCCAGGCAAGAAGGACCCCTCAGGCACCTAAGAGCAACACAAGATCATTCTGAACTTGGGGACACAAATTTCCTGAGGCTCATGCCATCCCACCAAGTTTCGCCCTAAAACCCTATGATGAAACTTGACACCAAGGGCGAGTCAGCAACCCAGGAAGAGGAGTATTAGCTTCTCAAGACAATGAGATAATAGAAAAGTAATCtgctaaataatataaaataaaatgtgttctGTCACACAGCACTCATATCTATGTTCTGTATGTAATTTGTTGCCATGTCCATCAGAGCTTCACAGGTCACAGTGCAGGTGATAAGGCTCAGGTTATAGGTATTTAGTCAGGACATGTTAAAAAGTTCTTTCAGAGTTGCCAATAaaagcccaaagggcatgccactctgctataagcctcCACCTGAAGAGCCACTAAGCTCCAGCTCCTTGGGTCAGCAGACTCAGCTGCCCCAGTTTGGtgctcagaggcaccccactctacaAGCCCGCCTCCTGCcccaagcactcagctttacttggtcTGTGGGTTGCGTTTGCTGTTTCCAACTCTCAACTCCTGGCTctggtgctgctcctctgatgtcacagctgtcttctggatcaaagTGGTTCTCTGTGGGGATTTCGGGTCCAGAAGACACACTCCACTCTTGGCTCTCACTAGTAGTGAGATTGCCACCCACCCTCCTCTTCCCGCACCTGCTTCCCAAAGGACTTATGCTGACATTTTATACCCAACAGGATGCTATTCACACAGGTAAATCCTATCAGGatctcccttcaccttcttacccagactcATTTAGAAAAAGTTcgcttggtgggagttacagagatttTGGttagaggacctgtattaaataattcactgcccctgcagaagATTTGGTATCTTTGAACCCTTCCTGAACACCTGTGTTCTgtaaagaaaaatatacaaagaagTGGCAGATGGGGAGTTAAGACGCTCCGGTTTATGTTGGCAGTAACTGCTTAATACTGAATTTCAGAACAGAGCAGGTCACCCAAGAGAGGATACTCAGTGGTGCAAATACTGCgtctgcttggctgctaaccacaggttggagatttgagtccatccagatGAGCTTTAAGCAAAAGGcccagtgatctacttctgggAAGTCAACCAATGAAAATCCTGTGGAATACAGTTCTACTCCAGATACAAAGCTGGGCCAACTAGACAGCACCTGTGTGTTCTGGTACCGACGTAGTCATGAGGAGTGCCAGGGCATGTGAAGGGAGCTTGTTCCCACAGTGTTGCAGAAAACACCTTGCATTGTGGGAAACTTGCTTCCATGTGGACAAATGGCAGGATCCAGACCGTTCCTCTCAACTTAACTTCCCCCAAGCAGAGAAAGGTCTGAAGTGGGGTTTTCTTCTGCTGTGTGAGTAAAGTCATACCAAAAGagtttaaactcactgccagctagttgattctgattctgactcaagccctataaggcagggtaggactgcctttatgagtttcttcctgtttttattttctacaccattttattgggggcttgtaggactcttatcacaatccatacatccatccattttgtcaagcacttacgtacatttgttgccatcatcattctcaaaacatttgccttctacttgagcccttaatatcggctcctcatttttccacctccatcccctccccctccctcatgaaccctatataattcataaattattattattttgtcatgtgttaaactgtccaacatctccccccacccacttctctgctgtccatcccccagggaggaggctatacatagattcttgtaatcagttccccctttccaccccacgttccctccacccacccggtatcaccactctcaccactggtcctgaaggagtcatctgtcctgtattccctgtgtttccagttgctacctgTAACAATGTACAtcttgtggtctagccagatttgtaaggtagaatttggatcatgatagtggtgggggaggaaacattaaagaaccagaggaaagttgtatgtttcatcgctgctatactgcaccctgaaggggatgtccagttgcctatagatgggctttgggtcttcactctgcactccccctcattcacaatgatagaatttattttgttctttgatgtctgatgacTGATCCTACTGACACcttatgatctcacaggctggtgtgctttcttccatgtgggctttgttgcttctcagctag includes these proteins:
- the C9H7orf25 gene encoding UPF0415 protein C7orf25 homolog isoform X1 encodes the protein MAASRLQPGHRRRAAAWDSRAPRRQAREPGRRRGKKNGSSMSAHSMLCERIAIAKELIERAESLSRSRKGGIEGGAKLCSKLKAELKFLQKVEAGKVAIKESHLQSTNLTHLRAIVESAENLEEVVSVLHVFSYTDTLGEKQTLVVDVVANGGHTWVKAIGRKAEALHNIWLGRGQYGDKSVIEQAEDFLQASHQQPVQYSNPHIIFAFYSSVSSPVAEKLQAMGISVRGDIVAVHALLANPEEFQLSECESDDEGPELLQVTRVDRANILASVSFPTEIKVDVCTRVNLDITTLITYVSALSYGGCHFIFKEKVLTEQAEQERKEQVLPLLETFMKDKELFACESAVKDFQSILDTLGGPGERERATLLIKRIHVVPDQPSERALRLVASSKINSRSLTIFGTGDTLKAITVTANSGFVRAANNQGVKFSVFIHQPRALTESKEPFATPLPKDCTTAISTNNSL
- the C9H7orf25 gene encoding UPF0415 protein C7orf25 homolog isoform X2; the protein is MSALHEPQRSATSSCGWTQRWRGAGGKKNGSSMSAHSMLCERIAIAKELIERAESLSRSRKGGIEGGAKLCSKLKAELKFLQKVEAGKVAIKESHLQSTNLTHLRAIVESAENLEEVVSVLHVFSYTDTLGEKQTLVVDVVANGGHTWVKAIGRKAEALHNIWLGRGQYGDKSVIEQAEDFLQASHQQPVQYSNPHIIFAFYSSVSSPVAEKLQAMGISVRGDIVAVHALLANPEEFQLSECESDDEGPELLQVTRVDRANILASVSFPTEIKVDVCTRVNLDITTLITYVSALSYGGCHFIFKEKVLTEQAEQERKEQVLPLLETFMKDKELFACESAVKDFQSILDTLGGPGERERATLLIKRIHVVPDQPSERALRLVASSKINSRSLTIFGTGDTLKAITVTANSGFVRAANNQGVKFSVFIHQPRALTESKEPFATPLPKDCTTAISTNNSL
- the C9H7orf25 gene encoding UPF0415 protein C7orf25 homolog isoform X3, which encodes MSAHSMLCERIAIAKELIERAESLSRSRKGGIEGGAKLCSKLKAELKFLQKVEAGKVAIKESHLQSTNLTHLRAIVESAENLEEVVSVLHVFSYTDTLGEKQTLVVDVVANGGHTWVKAIGRKAEALHNIWLGRGQYGDKSVIEQAEDFLQASHQQPVQYSNPHIIFAFYSSVSSPVAEKLQAMGISVRGDIVAVHALLANPEEFQLSECESDDEGPELLQVTRVDRANILASVSFPTEIKVDVCTRVNLDITTLITYVSALSYGGCHFIFKEKVLTEQAEQERKEQVLPLLETFMKDKELFACESAVKDFQSILDTLGGPGERERATLLIKRIHVVPDQPSERALRLVASSKINSRSLTIFGTGDTLKAITVTANSGFVRAANNQGVKFSVFIHQPRALTESKEPFATPLPKDCTTAISTNNSL